AGTTGATGAAATGAAACAGGTTGCTGAAGACTTTAAAGACTATGACTATATCATGGTTGATACAGCAGGCCATTCCCAGCATAACGATGAACTTAAGAGTGATATTGAAGCTTATATCAGAACTCTTGAGGATCTTATGGACTGCGAGAATTATCTTGTTTTGTCAGCAACTACCAAGTACAGAGATCTTATAGAGATAGCTGATTCCTACTCAGAACTTGTTGCTTATAAGCTTATCTTTACCAAGATGGACGAAACAGGGGCTAAAGGTAATGTTTATAATATGAGAATGCACACCGGAGCACCTGTTGCCTATATTACTAACGGACAGAATGTCCCAGATGATATTGCTGTTTTTGATGCACAGCGTATTGTCAAGAATCTATTGGGTGGAAAAAGTTAACGGGGGACTTTATGGATCAGGCTCAACAGCTTCGCAATATTATTAAGAATACAAACAAGCCTCAAAGACCTCTTGCCAGGATCATCACAGTTACAAGTGGTAAAGGTGGTGTAGGTAAGTCCAATGTGGCTATTAATCTTGCCATACAGTTTCGTAAGATGGGGAAAAGAGTTATAATTCTCGATGCAGACTTTGGTCTGGCAAATATTGAGATAATGTTTGGAACTGTTCCCAAGCACAATTTGTGTGATCTTATTTATCAGGGCAAGAATATCAAAGATATCATCACCTGGGGACCGGAAGGTGTTGGCTTTATATCTGGCGGCTCAGGTATATCCGGAATGTATAACCTTAGCAGGGACTATCTGGTATATATAATAGTCAATCTGGCTGAGCTTGATGCAATTGCGGACGTTATCATTGTAGATACCGGTGCGGGAATATCGAGTGCGGTAATGGAATTTTTGGTTGCAAGTGGTGAGGTTATTCTTGTTACTACTCCAGAGCCTACTTCAATTACGGATTCGTATTCTCTTTTAAAAGCACTTAATCAGTCTCCGAGGTTTTCCAGAGAGGATACAAAAGTTAAGGTAGTATCCAACAGGGTGACATCTGAAGAGGAAGGGCAACAGCTCTTTAATAAGCTTAATGCTGTTGTTGCAAGGTATCTTAAGCTTCCACTTACTTATATGGGAGCCATACCACAGGATCCTATGCTTGCAAGAAGCGTAATGCAGCAATCTCCGGTTTCTCTTCAGTACCCAAATGCCAAGTCGGTAAGAGCTTTTGAGGCAATTGCCGGTAAACTGATGAACCCGGGGAATACTGCCGAAGTCAAGCATAGAGGAATGGCTGCTTTCTTTTCACATATTATTACAGGAAGAAAACTTAGTAGTACACCAACTCAGAATTTGAGCAGTTCACCAAATTTACCAGCTTAATCTTTTCCAAACACTATAGCGAATGGAGAATAATACAAAATGCTTGCTGATTATATTGCACCCGGTAACCGTGTCGAGCTCAAGGCTACGGGCAAGATGTGGATGGATGAAGATGCCAGAACAAGGCATATTTATATGAGCAAAGTAATGGACATTACTTCAGATGACAGGATAGAAGTTCTGATGCCATATGAGAAAGGCAGAATAGTTCTTTTACCTGTTGATGGAGAATATAGTCTATGCTTTTACAGTACTAAGGGCTTATTTCAATGCTTTTGCAGGATAGTTGACAGGTACAGAAGTGACAACATGTATATTCTGGTTCTGGACCTCACAAGTGAGCTTGCCAAGCTTCAAAGACGTGAGTATTACAGATTCAGTTGTGCATTGGAGCTTAAATCAAGGCTGTGCACACCTGAGGAAGTTGATGCTTTTGAAAAGAACCGGAGATATCTTGTTGATCCGGGAGAGAATCTTCAGAAAAGTGTTGTTGTTGACATAAGCGGTGGCGGTTTACGATTTGTCGCTAATTTCAGCTATGAGGAAGGAAATACGATTTATTGTTCATACAGACTACCGGGAAATGCCAATGACAAAGAGTACGAGATGCTGTGCAATGTGCTTAAAGTCACAGAGCTGGAAAGCAGGCCGGGACTCTTTGAACACCGCATACAATACATATATATAGACGAGAATTCCAGAGAAGATATCATTCACTTTATTTTTGAAGAAGAACGAAAAATAAGAAAGAAGCAAACGTAAATGAGAAAAATTTTATTAATTGATGACTCTGCACTTATGAGAACTGTACTGAGTGATATTATTAACTCAGATGCTAGATTCCAGGTAGTTGATAAGGCTAAAGACGGAGTTGAAGGTCTGGAACTCCTCAAAAAGAATACGTATGACGCAGTAGTTCTTGACATTAACATGCCGAGAATGGACGGTATTACGATGCTAAAGGAGCTTCAGAAACTCAAGATCAAGGCCAAGATCATGATGGCCAGCACCGATACAAAAGAAGGTGCTAAGGTCACTATGGACTGTCTTGATCTGGGTGCACTTGATTTCGTTCATAAACCTGACAGGGCTTCCGAGTGTAGAGGAGAAGATTTTACCAAGATTTTCATTAACACTCTGGCGGCTGTAGCAGAATCAAGAGCTCCTGTCAGTACGAAGGCCTTCTCAATTGAGGATGTTAAGGAAACTAGAAAGGTAATCGATCTTGTCAGTAAATCTGCAAACAAGATTACCGGTAACAGGATTGTTGCAATCGCAAGCTCCACCGGAGGCCCCAGAGCGCTTCAATCAGTTATTCCTAAACTTCCCAAGAATCTGAAAACGCCTGTTGTATTGGTACAGCATATGCCGGAAGGCTTCACAGCTTCTCTTGCCGAGAGACTTGATTCACTTAGTGAAGTCAAGGTCAAGGAGGCGGCTGAAGGAGATGTCCTTACCGCAGGAACGGTATACATCTCGCGAGGCGGCAAGCATATGCATATAGTGAAGAGTGGGGGGAAGAGCACGATTCACTATGTTGATGGTCCTACAAGAGAAGGCGTTAGACCATGTGCGAACTTCATGTATGAATCCCTTATGGATTCGGATTTCGACGAGATCTGTTGCGTCGTACTCACAGGAATGGGAGCAGATGGTACAGAGGGAATCAAGAATCTAAAGTCTAAGAAAAAAGTTTTTGTTATCGGTCAGGAAGAAAGCACCTGCACTGTATACGGGATGCCTAAGGCAGTAGCAACAGCTGGGCTTGTAGATCAGGTTGTTAAACTTGAGAACGTTGCTCAGGAAATAATAATGCGTGTCGGTGTGAATTGAGGGATTACAAAACTTTTTATCTTTTCTTTATATTCATAAAATAAATTCCTCCATTCATAAAACCGATATATAGTTCAAAAGTATGCTGTTAAACGTATGCATTTTGACTACTATCACTTTTCTTATGGAGGTAAATAGGTTATGGATGTTTCCCAGTATCTAAGTGTCTTTCTTGATGAAGCAAAAGAGCACCTTCAGTCTCTTAATGACAACATCATGACTCTTGAGCAGGATCCTGAGAATGAGGATTGTATCAACGAGATTTTCAGATCGGCCCATTCTATGAAAGGTATGGCTGGAACTATGGGCTATACCAGAATGCAGAACCTTACTCATGATATGGAGGATGTTTTCTCAGATGTTCGTGCAGGTAAGATTAAGATCAAATCTGCTGATATCGACGTTCTCCTTCAGTGTCTTGATGCTATTCAGGGCTATGTTGATAATATTACAGAGAATCAGGATGAGGGTAC
The sequence above is a segment of the Butyrivibrio proteoclasticus B316 genome. Coding sequences within it:
- a CDS encoding flagellar brake protein; translated protein: MLADYIAPGNRVELKATGKMWMDEDARTRHIYMSKVMDITSDDRIEVLMPYEKGRIVLLPVDGEYSLCFYSTKGLFQCFCRIVDRYRSDNMYILVLDLTSELAKLQRREYYRFSCALELKSRLCTPEEVDAFEKNRRYLVDPGENLQKSVVVDISGGGLRFVANFSYEEGNTIYCSYRLPGNANDKEYEMLCNVLKVTELESRPGLFEHRIQYIYIDENSREDIIHFIFEEERKIRKKQT
- a CDS encoding protein-glutamate methylesterase/protein-glutamine glutaminase gives rise to the protein MRKILLIDDSALMRTVLSDIINSDARFQVVDKAKDGVEGLELLKKNTYDAVVLDINMPRMDGITMLKELQKLKIKAKIMMASTDTKEGAKVTMDCLDLGALDFVHKPDRASECRGEDFTKIFINTLAAVAESRAPVSTKAFSIEDVKETRKVIDLVSKSANKITGNRIVAIASSTGGPRALQSVIPKLPKNLKTPVVLVQHMPEGFTASLAERLDSLSEVKVKEAAEGDVLTAGTVYISRGGKHMHIVKSGGKSTIHYVDGPTREGVRPCANFMYESLMDSDFDEICCVVLTGMGADGTEGIKNLKSKKKVFVIGQEESTCTVYGMPKAVATAGLVDQVVKLENVAQEIIMRVGVN
- a CDS encoding MinD/ParA family protein, with product MDQAQQLRNIIKNTNKPQRPLARIITVTSGKGGVGKSNVAINLAIQFRKMGKRVIILDADFGLANIEIMFGTVPKHNLCDLIYQGKNIKDIITWGPEGVGFISGGSGISGMYNLSRDYLVYIIVNLAELDAIADVIIVDTGAGISSAVMEFLVASGEVILVTTPEPTSITDSYSLLKALNQSPRFSREDTKVKVVSNRVTSEEEGQQLFNKLNAVVARYLKLPLTYMGAIPQDPMLARSVMQQSPVSLQYPNAKSVRAFEAIAGKLMNPGNTAEVKHRGMAAFFSHIITGRKLSSTPTQNLSSSPNLPA